One Kitasatospora sp. NBC_01266 genomic window carries:
- the pstA gene encoding phosphate ABC transporter permease PstA, translated as MTTVQLTGSSAPPAPAPPAQAPERRRRLGGVTRAEVGTLFAALAGSLALDWLLYERLLPLSGAQGFLGAWYLLFLGFSYLLGAFQWPRPVVRERLVTLVAWSAGLLLAVLIVEQLGFLTLRGLQAAQHANFFTQTMLRTSATSPITSGGALHAVVGSLEQIGLATLFAVPLGLAAAVFMSEVGGRTARPVRTIVEAMTALPSIVAGLFVLGVVILTLGMGASGFAASLALTVMMMPIVTRAAEVVIRLVPGTLREASYALGGSQWRTVWNVVLPTARPGLATAVILGMARGIGETSPVLLTAGFTSAMNDDPFSGHQVSLPLYIWDYVRQPYPEMVSRGFAAALTLMVLVLVLFVTARLIGGRRPGELSRRQRRRLARQAAGR; from the coding sequence GTGACCACCGTCCAGCTGACCGGGAGTTCGGCGCCGCCCGCCCCGGCGCCCCCGGCGCAGGCTCCCGAGCGCCGCCGCCGGCTCGGCGGCGTCACCCGAGCCGAGGTCGGCACGCTGTTCGCCGCCCTTGCGGGCTCGCTCGCGCTCGACTGGCTGCTCTACGAACGGCTGCTGCCGCTCAGCGGCGCCCAGGGCTTCCTCGGCGCCTGGTACCTGCTCTTCCTCGGCTTCAGCTACCTGCTCGGTGCCTTCCAGTGGCCGCGGCCGGTGGTCCGCGAGCGGCTCGTCACCCTGGTCGCCTGGAGCGCCGGGCTGCTGCTGGCCGTGCTGATCGTCGAGCAGCTCGGCTTCCTGACACTGCGCGGCCTGCAGGCCGCGCAGCACGCCAACTTCTTCACCCAGACCATGCTCAGGACCTCCGCGACCTCGCCGATCACCTCGGGCGGCGCGCTGCACGCGGTGGTCGGCTCGCTCGAACAGATCGGTCTGGCCACGCTCTTCGCGGTGCCGCTGGGCCTGGCGGCGGCGGTCTTCATGTCCGAGGTCGGCGGCCGCACGGCCCGCCCGGTGCGCACCATCGTCGAGGCGATGACCGCGCTGCCGTCCATCGTCGCCGGGCTGTTCGTGCTCGGCGTGGTGATCCTGACCCTCGGCATGGGAGCGAGCGGCTTCGCGGCCTCGCTCGCGCTCACCGTGATGATGATGCCGATCGTCACCCGGGCCGCCGAGGTGGTGATCCGGCTGGTTCCCGGCACCCTGCGGGAGGCCTCCTACGCGCTCGGCGGCAGCCAGTGGCGCACGGTGTGGAACGTGGTGCTGCCCACCGCCCGGCCGGGCCTGGCCACCGCCGTGATCCTCGGCATGGCGCGCGGGATCGGCGAGACCTCGCCGGTGCTGCTGACGGCCGGCTTCACCTCGGCGATGAACGACGACCCGTTCTCCGGCCACCAGGTCAGCCTCCCGCTCTACATCTGGGACTACGTCCGCCAGCCCTACCCGGAGATGGTCTCCCGCGGCTTCGCGGCCGCGCTGACGCTGATGGTGCTGGTGCTGGTCCTCTTCGTCACCGCCCGGTTGATCGGCGGCCGGCGGCCGGGTGAGCTGAGCCGCCGTCAGCGCCGCAGGCTCGCCCGCCAGGCGGCCGGCCGATGA
- the pstC gene encoding phosphate ABC transporter permease subunit PstC gives MTTAPPVPRAHPDPLPDADRPRVITAPATPGDLVFRGLLRMAGYSVFAIMGLIAFFLLWRGTNALRFTGWSFLTTQRWSPTAGIYGIAAVLPDGALIALVALLFAVPVSLAAALFIAEYAPVRLRRALITMVDLMAAVPSIVYGLWGLFFLQPRMIGLVRWMAMHLGGILPFLRVPLGDIGTSYTSSTFIAGLVVAMMITPIMTSLSREVFSQAPQGEREGAYALGGTRWGMVRTVVLPFGRGGVIGAVMLGFGRAMGETIAVALIISPTYTFASHLLQHGANSISSLIALQFSESNGLSLSALMAAGLVLFAVTLVVNVLAGIVVNRSRSGAATAD, from the coding sequence ATGACCACCGCACCGCCCGTCCCTCGAGCACACCCCGACCCGCTGCCCGATGCCGACCGGCCACGGGTGATCACGGCGCCCGCCACCCCGGGCGACCTGGTCTTCCGCGGCCTGCTGCGGATGGCCGGCTACTCGGTCTTCGCGATCATGGGGCTGATCGCCTTCTTCCTGCTCTGGCGCGGCACCAACGCGCTGCGGTTCACCGGCTGGTCCTTCCTGACCACGCAGCGCTGGAGTCCGACCGCCGGCATCTACGGCATCGCGGCCGTGCTGCCGGACGGCGCGCTGATCGCGCTGGTCGCGCTGCTCTTCGCGGTGCCGGTCTCGCTCGCGGCGGCGCTGTTCATCGCCGAGTACGCGCCGGTGCGGCTGCGGCGGGCGCTGATCACGATGGTCGACCTGATGGCGGCCGTCCCCAGCATCGTGTACGGCCTGTGGGGCCTGTTCTTCCTCCAGCCGCGCATGATCGGCCTGGTCCGCTGGATGGCGATGCACCTGGGCGGCATCCTGCCGTTCCTCCGGGTGCCGCTGGGCGACATCGGGACCTCCTACACCTCCTCCACCTTCATCGCCGGCCTGGTGGTGGCGATGATGATCACGCCGATCATGACCTCGCTCAGCCGGGAGGTCTTCTCGCAGGCTCCCCAGGGCGAGCGGGAGGGCGCCTACGCGCTCGGCGGCACCCGCTGGGGGATGGTCCGTACCGTCGTGCTGCCGTTCGGCCGCGGCGGGGTCATCGGCGCGGTGATGCTGGGCTTCGGGCGGGCGATGGGCGAGACGATCGCCGTGGCGCTGATCATCTCCCCGACCTACACCTTCGCGAGCCATCTGCTGCAGCACGGCGCCAACTCGATCTCCTCCCTGATCGCCCTGCAGTTCAGCGAGTCCAACGGCCTCTCGCTCTCCGCCCTGATGGCGGCCGGCCTGGTGCTCTTCGCGGTCACCCTGGTGGTCAACGTGCTGGCGGGCATCGTGGTCAACCGCTCCCGGTCCGGCGCCGCGACGGCGGACTGA